One segment of Acidovorax sp. DW039 DNA contains the following:
- the cyoA gene encoding ubiquinol oxidase subunit II codes for MLKTKELRRPAWLAAIAMTAGLAGCSKAVVLNPAGDVAAQQGQLVVTATLLMLIIIVPVIALTFFFAWKYRQSNTEAEYDPEWHHSTTLELVIWTVPLLIIIALGALTWIGTHKLDPYRPLDRIDAQRPLDPNVKPLEVQVVAMDWKWLFFYPEQGIATVNELAAPVDRPILFKLTATSTMNAFYVPDLAGMIYAMPGMQTELNAVINKPGVFNGMSSHYSGAGFSGMTFKFHGLSHGDFDQWVQKAKTEGKPLDKSTYLNLAKPSERDPVQRFASVEEGLYDKVLNRCVEDGKMCMHHMMAIDANGGDAYVRAVGLNLPQDVCTPQNATKVVAELNTRNAQRATIRQ; via the coding sequence ATGCTCAAAACCAAGGAACTCCGCAGGCCCGCCTGGCTTGCAGCGATCGCCATGACAGCCGGCCTGGCCGGTTGCAGCAAGGCTGTCGTTCTCAACCCGGCTGGCGATGTTGCAGCCCAGCAAGGCCAATTGGTGGTCACCGCCACGCTGCTGATGCTGATCATCATCGTGCCCGTGATCGCACTCACTTTCTTTTTTGCCTGGAAGTACCGCCAGAGCAATACAGAAGCTGAGTACGACCCCGAATGGCACCACTCCACCACGCTGGAGCTGGTGATCTGGACCGTGCCCCTGCTCATCATCATTGCGCTGGGTGCCCTGACCTGGATCGGCACGCACAAGCTGGACCCCTATCGCCCCCTGGACCGCATTGATGCCCAGCGCCCGCTGGACCCCAACGTCAAGCCACTGGAAGTGCAGGTGGTGGCAATGGACTGGAAATGGCTGTTTTTCTACCCTGAGCAAGGCATTGCCACTGTCAACGAACTGGCGGCCCCGGTGGACCGCCCCATCCTGTTCAAGCTGACAGCCACCTCCACCATGAACGCGTTTTACGTGCCTGATCTGGCCGGCATGATCTACGCCATGCCCGGCATGCAGACCGAGCTGAACGCGGTCATCAACAAGCCTGGGGTGTTCAATGGCATGTCCTCGCACTACAGCGGCGCAGGATTCTCGGGCATGACCTTCAAGTTCCACGGCCTGAGCCACGGCGACTTTGACCAGTGGGTGCAAAAGGCCAAAACCGAAGGCAAGCCGCTGGACAAGAGCACCTATCTGAACCTGGCCAAGCCCAGCGAACGGGACCCCGTCCAGCGCTTCGCCTCGGTGGAGGAAGGCCTGTACGACAAGGTGCTAAACCGCTGCGTCGAGGACGGCAAGATGTGTATGCACCACATGATGGCCATCGATGCCAACGGCGGTGACGCCTATGTACGCGCCGTCGGCTTGAATTTGCCACAGGACGTGTGCACACCACAAAACGCCACCAAAGTGGTGGCCGAGCTCAATACCCGCAACGCACAACGCGCGACCATCCGCCAGTGA